In Naumovozyma castellii chromosome 1, complete genome, one DNA window encodes the following:
- the RPC53 gene encoding DNA-directed RNA polymerase III subunit C53 (ancestral locus Anc_7.329) — translation MSGTGRLPTLKNNADGKPKPTLKFKPKAIARRSKEEREASAPMLTSEDVIGKKKYDKRGNNQGNKRAQGGVDNKQRRAAKFLSNTHVISTGPLAAGNFIGGDKGSDRRGFVKMEGSGSSLVRKGLESIENDAGDSESDDNVNMDKDYKEDDDGKKESKTKTRFNMGREYTTHNTTEDIEVISDDDGDMDDSALQAKRIEQLFPVRPVRVRHGDVEQAKSELKESLSDAPTREATPTVPEIKIEQSAFGDGTELQRRLTEKDTKLQDRLDVLRLQDDFQSIDEKEVAEELTVLSNDYKHILQKLQRINDKPNRFMLFQLPTKLPQFEMTRIKKKESEDTNDMALDAEDITEKDTTKQAKKPKKKDTKQKGKKSKEIQDTPQDELIGDLGSIRVHKSGKITMKIGNTIMDVGRGAESTFLQDVVSLNASDEQPSVELLGRIEGKVVVTPRFP, via the coding sequence ATGAGTGGAACGGGCCGCCTGCCaactttaaagaataatgCTGATGGCAAACCAAAGCCaactttgaaattcaaGCCAAAGGCTATTGCCAGAAGAAGCAAGGAAGAACGAGAAGCTTCAGCTCCCATGTTAACATCTGAGGACGTCATTggtaagaagaaatatgataAAAGAGGCAACAATCAGGGGAATAAAAGGGCTCAGGGTGGTGTAGATAATAAACAGAGGAGAGCCGCGAAGTTCTTAAGTAATACGCATGTCATTTCGACTGGTCCCCTTGCTGCCGGGAACTTCATTGGTGGCGATAAAGGTAGTGATAGAAGAGGTTTTGTTAAAATGGAAGGTTCTGGATCCTCGTTGGTTCGCAAAGGGTTAGAGAgcattgaaaatgatgctGGAGATTCAGAATCGGATGATAATGTCAATATGGATAAAGATTacaaagaagatgatgatggaaagaaagaatCTAAGACCAAAACTAGGTTCAATATGGGAAGAGAATATACGACACATAATACCactgaagatattgaagttatcagtgatgatgatgggGATATGGACGATAGTGCCTTGCAAGCTAAACGTATAGAGCAATTATTCCCTGTAAGACCTGTTCGTGTTAGACATGGAGACGTTGAGCAAGCTAAGAGCGAACTTAAAGAGTCACTTTCTGACGCACCTACGAGGGAGGCTACCCCAACGGTTCCAGAAATAAAAATAGAGCAATCAGCCTTTGGAGACGGAACAGAGTTGCAAAGACGTTTGACGGAAAAAGATACTAAGTTACAAGATAGATTGGATGTATTACGCCTTCAAGATGATTTTCaatccattgatgaaaaagaaGTGGCAGAAGAGTTGACCGTTTTATCCAATGACTACAAGCATATACTACAGAAACTGCAAAGGATCAATGATAAACCAAACAGGTTCATGTTATTCCAATTACCCACTAAACTACCGCAGTTTGAAATGACACGTATTAAGAAAAAGGAATCTGAAGATACTAACGACATGGCTCTAGATGCTGAAGATATTACAGAAAAGGATACTACGAAGCAAGCGAAGAagccaaagaagaaggatacaaaacaaaaaggTAAGAAGAGTAAAGAAATACAGGATACTCCACAGGATGAATTAATTGGGGATCTTGGTAGTATCAGGGTACATAAATCTGGAAAGATCACCATGAAGATTGGTAACACCATAATGGACGTAGGGAGAGGTGCAGAATCCACTTTCTTGCAAGACGTTGTCTCATTAAACGCATCCGACGAGCAACCATCCGTGGAACTTTTGGGCCGTATTGAAGGGAAAGTTGTAGTTACACCCAGATTTCCATAG
- the SAS10 gene encoding rRNA-processing protein SAS10 (ancestral locus Anc_7.330), with protein sequence MVRKGSQKRKQAKSQEELDPYGLNEVDDFASKKERVLLEQSTLGDRRHVSDDDDLGDDEEEEVLHVSDTDDSDESESEYEQQEEEQDLDGAEAYRKVFGRKLDLDQPVEDEEGGMLGNEEAWGSKGEYYGADDLDDEETAKEIEQEALRQQKKHLQELNMNDYLDDEVEEEWVKSAKEFDIGEFQSSTKQSDSTISIKDILNMQDDAKLEYLKTMFPEFMPLCKELANLSEVLSDLEAKEESEFNRLKIMALCTYLGTISSYFGILLHELHENEDFSTMKDHPVMEAILMSKEVWRQAKELPEDFDQTTTHDDIVEGQEDEEIEQEQLSEDDINDISELDEDMHINSDGYKNDEESNKQEDDDDVDLDDFEEYVAQSRVPKKKLNKQDISKEITDDYIESDMADVDAQEKKSRRRTLRFYTSKIDQQENKKIDKFKGDDDIPYKERFFERQQRLLEEARKRGLNDPNAIPLDDNEYNSADENTSKSVNSQSENDYYKQIQLGRQGRKTSRTNAHRNAVLAAREGKLAELAEEVGDDGKRAVNYQILKNKGLTPKRNKDNRNSRVKKRKKYEKAQKKLKSVRAVYSGGQSGVYEGEKTGIKKNLTRSVKFKN encoded by the coding sequence ATGGTGAGGAAAGGATCtcaaaagaggaaacaagCTAAGTctcaagaagaattggatcCATACGGGTTGAATGAAGTTGATGATTTTGCTtccaagaaggaaagagTGTTACTGGAGCAATCGACCTTAGGTGATAGACGTCATGTTTCTGATGACGATGACCTAggagatgatgaagaggaagaagttTTGCATGTAAGTGATACTGATGATTCTGATGAATCCGAAAGTGAATATGAACagcaagaagaagaacaagactTGGACGGCGCTGAGGCTTACAGGAAAGTCTTTGGCAGAAAGCTTGACCTTGATCAACctgttgaagatgaagaaggtggCATGCTAGGCAATGAAGAGGCATGGGGATCTAAGGGAGAATACTATGGTGCAGACgatttggatgatgaagaaaccGCAAAGGAAATCGAACAGGAAGCTCTACGTCAACAGAAGAAGCATCTGCAAGAATTAAACATGAATGATTATCTAGATGATGAAGTGGAAGAAGAATGGGTCAAAAGTGCAAAAGAATTTGACATTGGTGAGTTCCAAAGCTCAACCAAACAAAGTGATAGCACTATTTCCATTAAAGATATACTCAATATGCAAGATGATGCCAAACTTGAATATCTGAAAACAATGTTCCCAGAATTCATGCCATTATGTAAAGAATTAGCGAACTTATCAGAAGTGCTGAGTGATCTAGAAGCAAAAGAGGAATCTGAATTTAATCGGTTGAAGATAATGGCGTTATGCACGTATCTTGGTACtatttcatcatatttCGGTATCCTATTACACGAACTAcatgaaaatgaagatttctCTACGATGAAGGACCATCCTGTGATGGAAGCTATCTTAATGTCGAAAGAAGTGTGGAGACAGGCGAAGGAATTACCAGAAGATTTCGACCAAACTACTACTCATGATGATATTGTAGAGGGTcaagaagatgaggaaattgaacaagAGCAACTCAGTGAAGACGATATCAATGATATCAGTGAGCTCGATGAAGACATGCACATTAATTCCGATGGTTACAAGAACGATGAAGAAAGCAACAAGCAAGAAGATGACGACGATGTGGATTTGGATGATTTCGAGGAATATGTTGCACAATCTCGTGTCCCtaagaagaaactgaatAAGCAAGATATATCAAAGGAGATCACTGATGACTATATCGAATCTGATATGGCAGATGTCGATGcacaagagaagaaatcaCGTAGGAGAACCTTACGTTTTTACACTTCTAAAATTGATCAACAAGAGAATAAGAAGATTGACAAATTTAAGggagatgatgatattcCATATAAGGAAAGATTCTTTGAAAGGCAGCAACGTCTACTGGAGGAAGCTCGTAAGCGTGGTCTAAATGACCCCAATGCTATTCCATTGGATGACAATGAATACAATTCTGCCGATGAAAATACTTCTAAGTCCGTAAATAGCCAAAGCGAAAACGACTATTATAAGCAAATTCAACTTGGTAGACAGGGAAGAAAGACTTCAAGAACAAATGCTCATAGGAATGCTGTGCTGGCAGCTAGAGAAGGTAAGTTGGCTGAACTTGCTGAAGAAGTTGGTGATGATGGAAAGCGTGCTGTCAACTACCAAATTCTAAAGAACAAGGGTTTAACTccaaaaagaaacaaagacAACAGAAACTCACGTGtcaagaagagaaagaagtACGAGAAGGCACAAAAGAAACTCAAATCGGTTCGTGCTGTCTATTCAGGTGGTCAATCTGGTGTATATGAAGGTGAAAAGACTGGTattaagaagaatttgacAAGATCagtaaaatttaaaaattag
- the MSH5 gene encoding MutS family protein MSH5 (ancestral locus Anc_7.331), with the protein MVKDFTTNSETEFPDHSVNYSFDYNDEVVICLDINKGRLGCSILDCHTQTLKLLNRDYSLNLPSAPLQSAPNELSGLLDDLYLVIKSLIWECSATLCLLSLRLEENLYSFIKKACAEINCRIELQATNSFKKTDLLNAQSLNDNRSMSLLCGIVESVDNSTEITGSTVRCILTNYKKHAELDDLNTYSSGRTHDISNPILHVESIDLSNVLLIDENTLKSLQILPIFKKTGTDKTIGKRDMSILELLNHVSNGYSKNILKSWLLAPLRKKKEIETRYDVVDIFLGKNNSLFFEEIQEIFKGFPDLFNILKQLQHGNESVTIWTNLVQFLERAIRLTDCLSKLDIVSTSENLIRRIISNVDLTVFKTLLRKVKQTIDFETSKYNKEIVLIEGINERLDQHKLIYNELEVILTEIAKQAENDLFQNLMERNVSPDMTRDKIVNAVYIPQLGYLVTVDSVIQELSDITTQLGWNEVFRTNTDLFYKNEAVLQLDQKYGDIYASISDLEVEVLHSLQECVIKERLKLMEYFQLFAQLEVLVSFAYISQRNGYVRPELSEDECVLDIKSGRHPLYENIVDTYIPNDLELLGGSFDDTSWSREGNKRIGIITGANASGKSVFLIQTGLIVYLAHIGCFVPCDSARIGLVDRILTRTRTQDTVSLLKSSFELDSLQMARCLSQMSKKSLILIDEFGKGTDIIDGPSLFGAIIQQLAESKDCPRVLACTHFHELFNTDVLDEAFPGVNYYMTQVLLNQAHISSSRDTLCKNVGITFLYRIKEGISRQSFGVYCAKICGIKESIVKRAEELTSIRNDGYDVIDYCRRLSKDELTIFQNNQEIIKKFLCWDLDLDYTLTEKELRQKLASILNECGTLENEEYQP; encoded by the coding sequence ATGGTGAAAGATTTTACCACCAACAGTGAAACAGAATTTCCAGATCATTCTGTTAATTACTCATTTGATTACAATGATGAAGTGGTAATATGCTTGGATATCAATAAAGGGAGACTGGGGTGTTCAATACTAGATTGTCATACGCAGACGTTAAAGCTGTTGAACAGAGACTATAGTCTTAATTTACCAAGTGCTCCCTTGCAGAGTGCTCCTAATGAATTGAGTGGGTTATTAGATGACTTATATTTGGTCATCAAATCGCTTATTTGGGAATGTTCCGCAACCTTATGTTTACTCTCATTACGACTGGAGGAAAACCTTTACAGTTTCATCAAAAAAGCCTGTGCTGAAATTAACTGCCGAATAGAACTGCAAGCAACAAATTCGTTCAAGAAAACAGATCTTTTAAATGCTCAATCATTAAATGACAATCGCAGTATGTCACTTTTATGCGGGATTGTGGAGAGTGTGGATAATTCAACAGAGATTACGGGCTCGACCGTAAGATGTATCCTTacaaattataaaaaaCATGCAGAGttggatgatttgaatACATATTCTTCTGGAAGAACACATGATATATCTAACCCTATCCTACATGTTGAATCTATAGATCTTTCTAATGTgttattaattgatgaaaatactTTGAAATCACTTCAGATCTTGCCtatcttcaagaaaacaGGTACTGACAAAACCATTGGGAAGAGAGATATGAGTATTCTGGAATTATTGAATCATGTTTCAAACGGATATTCCAAAAACATCCTCAAGTCATGGTTATTAGCTCCattgagaaagaaaaaggaaataGAAACTAGATATGATGTCGTTGATATATTTCTTGGgaaaaataatagtttattttttgagGAAATTCAGGAAATTTTTAAAGGATTCCCAGATTTgttcaatatattgaaacaGCTCCAGCATGGTAATGAATCTGTAACAATATGGACCAACTTGGTTCAGTTTCTTGAGAGAGCTATTCGACTTACTGACTGCCTTTCCAAATTAGATATTGTTTCAACCTCAGAGAATTTAATACGAAGGATTATTTCTAATGTCGATTTAACTGTTTTTAAAACTTTATTGAGAAAAGTTAAACAGACCATTGACTTTGAAACTTCCAAATACAACAAGGAAATTGTTTTAATAGAAGGAATAAATGAAAGATTAGATCAGCATAAGCTGATTTATAATGAGCTTGAGGTGATTCTAACAGAAATTGCAAAACAGGcagaaaatgatttatttcaaaacttGATGGAGAGAAATGTAAGTCCTGATATGACCAGAGACAAGATTGTTAATGCAGTCTACATTCCTCAATTGGGGTATTTAGTTACGGTAGATTCAGTTATTCAAGAACTATCTGACATCACGACACAACTGGGATGGAATGAGGTTTTTCGAACCAACACTGATCTATTTTATAAAAACGAGGCCGTCTTACAACTTGACCAGAAATATGGTGATATCTATGCGTCCATATCAGATCTCGAGGTGGAGGTTTTGCATTCATTACAAGAATGCGTTATCAAAGAAAGGTTAAAATTGATGGagtattttcaattatttgcTCAGTTGGAAGTTCTTGTGTCTTTTGCTTATATTTCCCAGAGAAATGGCTATGTCAGGCCAGAATTGTCCGAAGATGAATGTGTACTTGATATCAAATCTGGTAGGCATCCGTTATACGAGAATATTGTCGATACCTATATCCCAAATGATTTGGAACTGCTTGGTGGTAGTTTTGATGATACTTCATGGAGTCGAGAGGGTAACAAGCGTATAGGTATTATTACAGGTGCTAACGCCTCCGGAAAATCTGTTTTTCTGATTCAAACAGGACTAATAGTTTATTTGGCCCATATCGGATGTTTTGTTCCATGCGATTCTGCAAGAATTGGACTGGTGGATAGAATCTTAACTAGAACAAGGACCCAAGATACTGTCTCACTACTAAAAAGCTCATTCGAGTTAGATTCATTGCAAATGGCAAGGTGTCTCTCTCAAATGAGTAAGAAAAGTCTTATActaattgatgaatttggCAAAGGTACGGATATAATCGATGGACCCTCGCTCTTTGGCGCTATTATACAACAGCTAGCAGAAAGCAAAGATTGTCCAAGAGTATTAGCATGTACACATTTTCATGAGTTATTCAATACAGATGTTTTAGATGAAGCTTTCCCCGGAGTTAATTATTATATGACACAAGTGTTGCTAAATCAAGCACACATTTCTAGTTCTCGGGATACTTTATGCAAAAACGTGGGAATAACATTCTTGTATCGAATTAAGGAGGGTATATCAAGACAGTCGTTTGGAGTTTACTGTGCGAAAATATGTGGCATAAAAGAGAGTATCGTGAAAAGAGCCGAGGAACTAACTTCGATAAGGAATGATGGATATGATGTTATTGATTATTGTAGGAGACTTTCGAAGGACGAACttacaatttttcaaaataaccaagaaataattaaaaaattccTCTGTTGGGATCTAGATCTTGACTACACCTTAACCgaaaaagaattaagaCAAAAATTAGCTTCAATCTTAAACGAGTGTGGTACCTTGGAAAATGAGGAATATCAACCATAG
- the CLB3 gene encoding B-type cyclin CLB3 (ancestral locus Anc_7.332) has protein sequence MHHISYSMSSVALKKENIPPEEDLNKLKTGNSQHRVALSDVTSQVNNKSYPTTSSSTSLTKVQSQNGAKQINTNGDMDSETQCDEKLNLNKVKAGKVNEPLRLTRTANDEMLLKHVNKKYFRSSPDPNDEDSYDVVMVPELTNDIFPYLRSLETRLRPNPQYMQLQPHLKWTHRSTVIEWIVEVHLRFRLLPETLYLTVNIIDRFLSNQEIALNKFQLIAAAALFIASKYEEINCPTLNDIIYMLNEAYSKQDILTAERLILNVLEFELGWPGPMSFLRRVSKADDYEHETRTLAKYLLESTIMDPRLVDAEPSWLAAGSYFLSMIILGCDTWSSAHVFYSNYTYDQIFPLAKLILENCRDPSRYHKVIWEKYSHKSQHYSSQIVSNWILDASRRVEQQEPRCG, from the coding sequence ATGCATCATATATCTTATTCCATGAGCTCAGTAGCTctcaaaaaagaaaatatccCACCAGAGGAAGATCTGAATAAGTTAAAAACGGGCAATTCTCAACACCGAGTTGCTTTAAGTGATGTCACATCACAAGTGAACAACAAATCATATCCGACAACCTCATCGTCAACAAGTCTAACGAAGGTTCAGTCTCAGAATGGAGCTAAGCAGATCAATACCAATGGAGACATGGACAGTGAGACTCAATGCGATGAGAAATTGAACCTTAATAAAGTAAAGGCTGGAAAAGTTAATGAGCCACTGCGATTGACACGTACAGCAAACGATGAAATGCTGCTGAAGCATGTtaacaagaaatatttcaggAGTTCACCCGATCCTAACGACGAAGATTCATATGACGTTGTGATGGTTCCTGAACTTACCAATGACATTTTCCCATATTTAAGAAGTTTAGAAACTCGTCTGAGACCGAATCCTCAATACATGCAATTACAACCACACCTAAAATGGACACATAGATCAACAGTTATTGAATGGATTGTGGAGGTACATCTTCGATTTAGATTGCTTCCAGAGACTTTGTATTTAACTGTGAATATAATTGATAGATTTCTATCAAATCAAGAGATAGCTTTGAATAAATTCCAATTGATAGCGGCAGCTGCTCTGTTCATTGCATCCaaatatgaagaaattaattgCCCAACATTAAATGATATAATATACATGTTGAACGAAGCATATAGTAAACAAGACATCTTAACTGCCGAAAGATTGATACTGAATGTGTTAGAGTTTGAACTGGGTTGGCCTGGCCCTATGTCATTTTTACGAAGAGTAAGTAAAGCAGATGATTACGAACATGAAACAAGAACCCtggcaaaatatttattagaGTCTACTATTATGGATCCGAGACTAGTCGATGCTGAACCAAGTTGGTTAGCTGCGGGATCATATTTCTTGAGTATGATTATTCTTGGTTGTGATACATGGTCCTCAGCGCATGTTTTCTATTCGAATTACACTTATGACCAGATTTTCCCATTGGCAAAGttaattttggaaaattgtAGAGACCCTAGCAGATACCATAAAGTAATTTGGGAGAAATATTCTCATAAAAGCCAGCATTATTCTTCCCAAATTGTGAGCAATTGGATTCTTGATGCTTCCAGGAGAGTTGAACAACAGGAACCACGTTGCGGTTGA